One part of the Arabidopsis thaliana chromosome 1 sequence genome encodes these proteins:
- the OCT2 gene encoding organic cation/carnitine transporter 2 (organic cation/carnitine transporter 2 (2-Oct); FUNCTIONS IN: carbohydrate transmembrane transporter activity, sugar:hydrogen symporter activity; INVOLVED IN: transport, ion transport, transmembrane transport; LOCATED IN: integral to membrane, membrane; EXPRESSED IN: 16 plant structures; EXPRESSED DURING: 8 growth stages; CONTAINS InterPro DOMAIN/s: Major facilitator superfamily (InterPro:IPR020846), Organic cation transport protein (InterPro:IPR004749), General substrate transporter (InterPro:IPR005828), Major facilitator superfamily, general substrate transporter (InterPro:IPR016196); BEST Arabidopsis thaliana protein match is: organic cation/carnitine transporter 3 (TAIR:AT1G16390.1); Has 24066 Blast hits to 23860 proteins in 1933 species: Archae - 496; Bacteria - 11644; Metazoa - 4565; Fungi - 4772; Plants - 1707; Viruses - 0; Other Eukaryotes - 882 (source: NCBI BLink).) has product MAEPTQPLLTDSNSSSPRSLDDTIESYIGSFGWAQFLQAALVSFSGVFDAQQTFISVFTDSEPTWHCTDSNSICHESISNICILPKTAWSWDYSPHVSVISEWGLQCAGSFVKGLPESSFFVGCLIGGLVLSTLADSSLGRKNMLFLSCLVMAISTMLTVFSPNIWVYAVLRFVNGFGRATIGTCALVLSTELVGKKWRGRVGIMSFFGFMLGFLSLPLMAYMNRGSSWRILYAWTSIPTIIYCVLVRFFVCESPRWLFVRGRREEAISILKRVASIPSTDVSSGGAISMSFSSLPFEEDEEKPSTNVNIFTTMKVLVEKRWALKRLSAVMAIAFGIGLVYYGMPLALSNLDFNIYLSAAFNALMDLPANLITLFLVDKLSRRNALIGFTALGGVSSVLIFALHNMRIGNHGALQLALELISYFSACSAFNMEMIYTIELFPTCVRNSAIAMARQALVLGGVFSPIMVAAGRKNAFWSFGLFGLAIGLLGLFAVGLPETRGSDLCDTMDEEECKDRRSKVAVNNVIA; this is encoded by the coding sequence ATGGCAGAACCAACTCAGCCGCTTCTGACCGATTCCAACTCGTCATCACCGAGATCTCTCGACGACACAATCGAGAGTTACATTGGAAGCTTTGGGTGGGCTCAGTTTCTTCAAGCGGCTTTAGTCTCATTCTCCGGTGTTTTCGACGCTCAACAAACTTTCATCTCTGTGTTTACAGACTCCGAACCCACGTGGCACTGCACCGACTCGAACTCGATCTGCCATGAATCCATCTCCAACATCTGTATCCTCCCCAAAACCGCATGGTCTTGGGATTACTCTCCTCACGTCTCTGTTATATCCGAATGGGGTCTCCAATGCGCCGGCTCTTTCGTCAAGGGCTTACCGGAGAGTTCTTTCTTCGTCGGATGTTTAATCGGAGGTTTGGTTCTCTCAACACTTGCTGATTCTTCCTTGGGTCGTAAAAACATGTTGTTTCTGTCCTGTCTCGTTATGGCGATATCAACGATGCTAACGGTTTTCTCACCAAACATTTGGGTTTACGCTGTTCTTCGATTCGTTAATGGATTTGGTCGAGCGACGATAGGGACATGTGCGCTCGTTCTTTCGACGGAATTAGTTGGGAAGAAATGGCGAGGACGAGTAGGGATAATGAGTTTCTTCGGATTCATGCTTGGCTTTTTGTCTCTTCCTTTGATGGCTTACATGAACAGAGGAAGTTCTTGGAGGATTCTCTACGCATGGACTTCGATTCCAACGATAATATACTGCGTTCTTGTTCGGTTTTTCGTTTGTGAGTCTCCAAGGTGGCTTTTCGTTAGAGGCCGTAGAGAAGAAGCTATTTCGATTCTCAAAAGGGTTGCTTCGATTCCGTCTACTGATGTAAGCAGTGGTGGTGCAATATCTATGAGTTTTTCGAGCTTAccttttgaagaagatgaagagaagccTAGTACTAATGTTAACATCTTCACGACCATGAAGGTGTTGGTAGAGAAAAGATGGGCGCTTAAGAGATTATCCGCGGTAATGGCCATTGCGTTCGGGATTGGTTTGGTCTATTACGGGATGCCTTTAGCGTTATCGAATCTTGATTTCAACATCTATTTAAGTGCAGCGTTTAATGCGTTGATGGATTTACCAGCGAACCTCATCACGCTTTTCCTAGTCGATAAACTCAGTAGGAGAAACGCGCTTATCGGATTTACGGCTTTAGGTGGAGTCTCTAGCGTTCTCATATTTGCGTTACATAATATGAGAATTGGAAACCACGGGGCGTTACAGTTGGCGTTAGAGCTAATCTCTTACTTTAGCGCGTGTTCGGCTTTTAACATGGAGATGATATACACGATCGAGCTGTTTCCGACATGTGTGAGAAACTCGGCTATCGCAATGGCTAGACAGGCTTTGGTGCTTGGTGGAGTTTTCAGCCCTATTATGGTAGCAGCTGGTCGGAAAAACGCGTTCTGGTCGTTCGGATTGTTTGGTCTTGCTATAGGTTTGTTGGGATTGTTTGCAGTTGGATTGCCAGAGACTAGAGGGAGTGATCTATGTGACACTATGGACGAGGAAGAGTGCAAAGACCGGCGGAGTAAAGTCGCCGTTAATAATGTCATTGCATGA
- the CYP79C1 gene encoding cytochrome P450, family 79, subfamily C, polypeptide 1 (''cytochrome P450, family 79, subfamily C, polypeptide 1'' (CYP79C1); FUNCTIONS IN: electron carrier activity, monooxygenase activity, iron ion binding, oxygen binding, heme binding; INVOLVED IN: oxidation reduction; LOCATED IN: endomembrane system; EXPRESSED IN: sperm cell; CONTAINS InterPro DOMAIN/s: Cytochrome P450 (InterPro:IPR001128), Cytochrome P450, E-class, group I (InterPro:IPR002401), Cytochrome P450, conserved site (InterPro:IPR017972); BEST Arabidopsis thaliana protein match is: cytochrome p450 79c2 (TAIR:AT1G58260.1); Has 27664 Blast hits to 27484 proteins in 1529 species: Archae - 45; Bacteria - 2601; Metazoa - 10490; Fungi - 5132; Plants - 8509; Viruses - 0; Other Eukaryotes - 887 (source: NCBI BLink).), with product MDYYLNNVIFSVVVTFSITLNIVFLIKSVVARFLGRRKKLPPCPRGFPIIGNLVGMLKNRPTSKWIVRVMNDMKTDIACFRFGRVHVIVITSDVIAREVVREKDAVFADRPDSYSAEYISGGYNGVVFDEYGERQMKMKKVMSSELMSTKALNLLLKVRNLESDNLLAYVHNLYNKDESKTKHGAVVNVRDIVCTHTHNVKMRLLFGRRHFKETTMDGSLGLMEKEHFDAIFAALDCFFSFYVADYYPFLRGWNLQGEEAELREAVDVIARYNKMIIDEKIELWRGQNKDYNRAETKNDVPMIKDWLDILFTLKDENGKPLLTPQEITHLSVDLDVVGIDNAVNVIEWTLAEMLNQREILEKAVEEIDMVVGKERLVQESDVPNLNYVKACCRETLRLHPTNPFLVPHMARHDTTLAGYFIPKGSHILVSRPGVGRNPKTWDEPLIYRPERHITGNEVVLTEPDLRLVSFGTGRRGCVGAKLGTSMIVTLLGRLLQGFDWTIPPGTTDRVELVESKENLFMANPLMACVKPRLDPNMYPKLWTGPA from the exons ATGGATTATTATCTGAATAATGTTATCTTCTCAGTTGTTGTCACATTTTCGATCACTCTGAATATTGTGTTTCTCATAAAAAGCGTTGTCGCCCGTTTTCTTGGTCGTCGTAAGAAACTGCCTCCATGCCCACGGGGATTTCCGATCATTGGGAACTTAGTAGGAATGCTCAAGAACCGACCAACCTCTAAATGGATAGTTCGTGTAATGAACGATATGAAGACGGATATAGCTTGCTTCCGGTTTGGTCGTGTCCACGTCATTGTCATAACGTCCGATGTGATTGCCCGAGAAGTCGTTCGAGAGAAAGACGCAGTTTTTGCGGACAGGCCAGATTCTTACTCTGCCGAGTACATTAGTGGCGG GTACAATGGGGTAGTGTTCGACGAGTATGGAGAGAGacaaatgaagatgaagaaagtgaTGTCGTCGGAGTTAATGTCTACAAAGGCTTTAAACTTGTTACTCAAAGTTAGAAACTTAGAATCCGACAACCTCCTCGCGTATGTTCATAACCTATACAACAAAGATGAGTCCAAGACAAAACACGGCGCCGTAGTGAACGTGAGAGATATTGTGTGCACTCACACACACAATGTGAAGATGAGACTCTTGTTTGGTCGGAGACATTTCAAGGAGACGACGATGGACGGGAGTCTCGGACTTATGGAGAAAGAACATTTTGACGCAATTTTCGCGGCTCTTGATTGTTTCTTTAGCTTTTACGTAGCCGATTACTACCCTTTCTTAAGAGGATGGAACCTCCAGGGAGAGGAGGCTGAGTTAAGAGAAGCCGTTGATGTGATTGCTAGGTACAATAAGATGATTATCGATGAGAAGATAGAGTTGTGGAGGGGGCAGAATAAAGACTACAATCGTGCGGAGACGAAGAATGATGTTCCTATGATCAAGGATTGGCTCGACATTCTCTTCACTCTTAAAGATGAGAATGGGAAGCCGTTGCTTACCCCGCAAGAAATCACACATCTCTCTGTG GATCTTGATGTAGTAGGGATTGATAATGCAGTGAATGTAATAGAGTGGACACTTGCGGAAATGTTGAACCAGAGAGAGATTCTAGAAAAAGCGGTGGAAGAGATCGATATGGTTGTCGGAAAAGAAAGACTTGTTCAAGAATCCGACGTACCAAATCTAAACTACGTCAAAGCTTGTTGCAGAGAGACCCTGAGACTTCACCCTACCAATCCTTTCCTTGTCCCTCACATGGCACGTCATGACACAACTCTCGCTGGCTATTTCATCCCAAAAG GCAGTCATATTCTAGTGAGTCGTCCGGGTGTTGGTCGAAACCCTAAGACATGGGATGAGCCACTCATCTACAGGCCTGAGCGCCATATAACCGGCAACGAAGTGGTGTTGACTGAACCAGACTTACGACTTGTTTCATTTGGAACTGGTAGACGCGGCTGCGTTGGAGCTAAGCTTGGAACGTCCATGATTGTTACGTTGTTGGGTAGGCTTCTCCAAGGGTTCGACTGGACCATTCCTCCTGGTACGACGGACAGAGTCGAGCTAGTCGAGTCAAAAGAAAATCTGTTCATGGCTAATCCTTTGATGGCTTGTGTGAAGCCCAGATTAGATCCAAACATGTACCCGAAACTCTGGACCGGTCCAGCTTGA
- the RGLG4 gene encoding Ca(2)-dependent phospholipid-binding protein (Copine) family (Ca(2)-dependent phospholipid-binding protein (Copine) family; FUNCTIONS IN: zinc ion binding; EXPRESSED IN: 23 plant structures; EXPRESSED DURING: 13 growth stages; CONTAINS InterPro DOMAIN/s: Zinc finger, RING-type (InterPro:IPR001841), Copine (InterPro:IPR010734), von Willebrand factor, type A (InterPro:IPR002035); BEST Arabidopsis thaliana protein match is: RING domain ligase2 (TAIR:AT5G14420.2); Has 30201 Blast hits to 17322 proteins in 780 species: Archae - 12; Bacteria - 1396; Metazoa - 17338; Fungi - 3422; Plants - 5037; Viruses - 0; Other Eukaryotes - 2996 (source: NCBI BLink).) — protein sequence MTMGNFLKRFGSGKSRSSRNMTLGTTSSQSHEPSPSDPSLSLADNTNATKKKYALIPDRFSSLDQVSKALREAGLESSNLILGVDFTKSNEWTGKTSFDGKCLHALGETSNPYEKAIFVIGQTLAPFDEDNLIPCFGFGDSTTHDEEVFGFHSDNSPCHGFEEVLACYKRIAPNLRLSGPTSYGPLIDAAVDIVEKNNGQFHVLVIVADGQVTRGTDMAEGELSQQEKTTIDAIVNASSYALSIVLVGVGDGPWEDMRKFDDKIPKREFDNFQFVNFTEIMTRNSPESAKETAFALAALMEIPFQYQAAIELRLLGKQTGLAKTIVPRPPPIPYTPPTNAELPSTASPASPEQTQSCPICLTNRKDVAFSCGHMTCGDCGSKISNCPICRVRITNRLKLYT from the exons atgaCTATGGGGAATTTCTTAAAGAGATTTGGAAGTGGAAAAAGCAGAAGCAGTAGAAATATGACTCTGGGAACGACGTCGTCTCAATCTCATGAACCATCACCGTCGGATCCTTCACTCTCCCTTGCCGATAATACCAACGCCACCAAGAAGAAGTACGCTCTCATCCCTGACCGCTTCTCTTCCCTCGACCag GTATCAAAAGCTCTAAGAGAAGCTGGTCTTGAATCATCCAATCTCATTCTCGGAGTTGATTTCACAAAGAGCAACGAGTGGACTG GGAAAACTTCTTTCGATGGAAAATGTCTGCACGCGCTCGGCGAAACTTCGAATCCATATGAAAAGGCGATTTTTGTAATCGGCCAAACGTTGGCTCCTTTTGATGAAGACAATCTCATCCCTTGTTTCGGCTTTGGCGATT CAACAACTCATGACGAGGAAGTGTTCGGTTTCCATAGCGACAATTCTCCATGTCATGGCTTCGAAGAGGTCTTAGCATGTTACAAGAGAATTGCACCCAACTTGCGTCTATCAG GGCCAACGTCGTATGGACCGCTCATCGATGCTGCTGTCGACATTGTGGAGAAGAACAACGGACAATTCCATGTTCTGGTGATTGTTGCAGATGGACAG GTAACGAGAGGTACGGATATGGCCGAGGGAGAACTCAGTcaacaagagaaaacaacCATCGACGCGATTGTAAATGCAAG CTCGTATGCTTTGTCGATTGTTTTAGTCGGTGTTGGAGACGGACCATGGGAAGACATGAGGAAGTTCGATGATAAGATCCCTAAGCGTGAATTCGACAACTTTCAG TTTGTGAATTTCACAGAGATTATGACGAGAAACTCACCAGAGTCTGCCAAAGAAACTGCTTTTGCTCTAGCTGCTCTAATGGAGATTCCCTTTCAGTATCAAGCAGCCATCGAACTCCGCTTACTCGG GAAGCAGACGGGCTTAGCGAAGACAATAGTTCCGAGGCCACCACCAATTCCGTACACACCTCCAACTAATGCTGAACTACCATCAACTGCATCACCTGCATCACCTGAACAAACCCAG AGTTGCCCGATTTGTCTGACTAACCGAAAAGACGTGGCTTTCAGCTGTGGCCACATG ACTTGTGGAGATTGCGGatccaaaatatcaaattgcCCGATCTGTCGAGTAAGGATCACGAACCGGCTAAAGCTTTACACATGA
- a CDS encoding centrosomal protein (unknown protein; Has 30201 Blast hits to 17322 proteins in 780 species: Archae - 12; Bacteria - 1396; Metazoa - 17338; Fungi - 3422; Plants - 5037; Viruses - 0; Other Eukaryotes - 2996 (source: NCBI BLink).) gives MSFMYEKSNTWRWLVMKTRDSRSFFFTFAALCGVIPGVIGYGVMQVTNSSNPELEARLRKSARPDTLMMGKVNQERLAEYLGELKQKQDTNDRYVAALRGETLTRKPYQRIQPMPKPDDTVTTKTQ, from the exons atgtcGTTCATGTATGAGAAGAGCAATACATGGAGATGGCTAGTGATGAAGACGCGAGATTCGagatccttcttcttcacgttCGCTGCTTTATGTGGTGTCATTCCTGGCGTTATTGGCTATGGAGTTATGCAGGTCACCAATTCCAGTAACCCTGAGCTCGAAGCCCGCCTCCGTAAATCTGCTCGCCCAGATACTCTC ATGATGGGTAAAGTAAACCAAGAGAGGCTAGCTGAATATCTTGGTGAGTTGAAACAGAAGCAGGATACAAACGACAGATACGTTGCTGCTCTTAGGGGAGAGACTCTTACCAGGAAGCCTTATCAAAGAATCCAACCAATGCCAAAGCCAGATGACACGGTGACAACCAAAACTCAGTAA
- the CHX2 gene encoding cation/H+ exchanger 2 (cation/H+ exchanger 2 (CHX2); FUNCTIONS IN: monovalent cation:hydrogen antiporter activity, sodium:hydrogen antiporter activity; INVOLVED IN: cation transport; LOCATED IN: integral to membrane; EXPRESSED IN: 7 plant structures; EXPRESSED DURING: L mature pollen stage, M germinated pollen stage, 4 anthesis, petal differentiation and expansion stage; CONTAINS InterPro DOMAIN/s: Cation/H+ exchanger (InterPro:IPR006153); BEST Arabidopsis thaliana protein match is: Cation/hydrogen exchanger family protein (TAIR:AT1G16380.1); Has 3598 Blast hits to 3570 proteins in 1038 species: Archae - 244; Bacteria - 2452; Metazoa - 34; Fungi - 130; Plants - 512; Viruses - 0; Other Eukaryotes - 226 (source: NCBI BLink).): MDPKLLLCLPQGDELFNPLNTMFIQMACILVFSQLFYLLLKPCGQAGPVAQILAGIVLSPVLLSRIPKVKEFFLQKNAADYYSFFSFALRTSFMFLIGLEVDLHFMRRNFKKAAVITLSSFVVSGLLSFASLMLFIPLFGIKEDYFTFFLVLLVTLSNTASPVVVRSIADWKLNTCEIGRLTISCALFIELTNVVLYTIIMAFISGTIILELFLFLLATVALILINMVLAPWLPKRNPKEKYLSKAETLVFFIFLLIIGITIESYDVNSSVSVFAIGIMFPRQGKTHRTLIQRLSYPIHEFVLPVYFGYIGFRFSIIALTKRFYLGIVIIVIVTIAGKFIGVISACMYLKIPKKYWLFLPTILSVKGHVGLLLLDSNYSEKKWWTTTIHDMMVAALVITTLVSGVLASFLLKTREKDFAYEKTSLESHNTNEELRILSCAYGVRHARGAISLVSALSGSRGASDPFTPLLMHLVPLPKKRKSELMYHEHDEDGGNANGDDEFGTNEGLEINDSIDSFAKDSKILIQQVKLVTQMLNMHEEICNATEDLRVSIVFLPFHKHQRIDGKTTNDGELFRQMNRNVLRHGPCSIGIFVDRNITGFQQPHGFDSVQHVATLFFGGPDDREALALCRWLANNTLIHLTVIQFVSEESKAETPVGNAMTRDNNEVFMEVLGRNQTEQETDRSFLEEFYNRFVTTGQVGFIEKLVSNGPHTLTILREIGEMYSLFVVGKSTGDCPMTVRMKDWEECPELGTVGDFLASSLDVNASVLVVQRQRHSHDSFIDD; the protein is encoded by the exons atggatccAAAGTTGTTGCTTTGCTTACCTCAAGGAGATGAACTGTTTAATCCCCTTAATACCATGTTTATTCAAATGGCTTGCATTCTCGTCTTCTCTCAATTGTTTTATCTCCTTCTTAAACCCTGCGGCCAAGCTGGTCCCGTTGCCCAGATTCTT GCTGGGATTGTGTTGAGTCCTGTTTTGCTCTCAAGAATACCTAAAGTTAAGGAATTCTTCCTCCAGAAAAATGCAGCAGATTATtactccttcttctccttcgctTTACGGACATCTTTCATGTTCTTGATCGGTCTTGAAGTGGATCTACATTTCATGAGAAGAAATTTCAAGAAAGCTGCGGTGATAACCTTGAGCTCATTCGTGGTTTCCGGCCTCCTCAGTTTCGCTTCCTTAATGTTATTCATCCCTTTGTTTGGGATCAAAGAAGATTACTTTACGTTTTTCTTGGTTCTTCTCGTTACCTTGTCTAACACGGCATCTCCTGTCGTAGTCCGTTCAATCGCTGATTGGAAACTCAACACATGTGAGATCGGACGGCTGACAATCTCATGTGCGTTGTTCATCGAATTAACAAACGTGGTTCTCTACACTATAATCATGGCGTTCATCTCTGGAACTATCATACTTGaactcttcttgtttcttttggcAACCGTAGCCCTAATATTGATCAACATGGTCTTAGCTCCATGGCTTCCAAAGAGGAACCCTAAAGAGAAGTACCTCTCAAAGGCTGAAACTTtagttttcttcatcttccttctcATCATCGGTATAACTATCGAATCCTACGATGTAAATTCCTCGGTTTCTGTTTTCGCCATTGGCATAATGTTTCCACGACAAGGAAAGACTCACAGAACGTTGATACAACGGCTTAGTTACCCGATTCACGAGTTTGTTCTTCCGGTTTACTTTGGTTACATTGGATTCAGATTCAGCATCATCGCGTTAACCAAACGCTTTTACCTCGGTATAGTTATTATCGTGATTGTAACCATAGCTGGGAAATTTATTGGTGTAATAAGCGCTTGTATGTACCTGAAGATCCCTAAGAAATATTGGCTTTTCTTACCCACCATTCTCTCTGTTAAAGGCCATGtcggtcttcttcttctagacTCCAACTATTCCGAAAAG AAATGGTGGACCACAACTATTCATGATATGATGGTGGCTGCTTTGGTGATAACGACGCTAGTAAGTGGTGTTCTGGCATCTTTCTTGCTTAAAACAAGAGAGAAGGACTTTGCTTACGAGAAGACTTCGCTTGAGTCTCATAACACGAACGAGGAATTACGCATTTTATCGTGCGCCTATGGAGTCCGTCATGCTCGCGGTGCGATCTCTCTTGTCTCGGCCTTGAGCGGTTCTCGTGGAGCCTCTGATCCGTTTACACCTCTGCTTATGCACCTTGTACCCCTCCCCAAGAAACGAAAATCGGAACTGATGTATCATGAGCACGACGAAGATGGAGGCAATGCGAATGGAGATGACGAATTCGGGACCAACGAAGGTTTAGAGATCAACGATTCGATTGATTCGTTTGCTAAAGACAGCAAAATCTTGATCCAACAAGTGAAGCTCGTGACTCAGATGCTTAATATGCACGAAGAGATCTGTAACGCAACAGAGGATCTTCGAGTTTCCATTGTATTTCTTCCGTTTCATAAACACCAGAGAATCGATGGGAAGACTACAAACGATGGGGAACTGTTCAGACAGATGAACCGTAATGTTCTAAGGCACGGTCCGTGTTCCATTGGCATTTTTGTGGACCGTAACATAACCGGATTTCAGCAGCCGCACGGGTTTGATTCTGTACAACACGTCGCGACATTGTTCTTTGGTGGTCCGGATGATCGTGAGGCTCTTGCTCTGTGCAGATGGCTCGCGAATAATACTCTGATTCATCTCACAGTTATACAGTTTGTCTCCGAGGAATCAAAGGCAGAGACTCCTGTTGGAAATGCTATGACACGAGATAATAATGAGGTTTTCATGGAAGTTCTGGGAAGGAATCAAACTGAACAAGAAACAGATCGGAGCTTCTTAGAAGAATTCTATAACAG ATTTGTAACAACGGGACAAGTGGGGTTCATAGAGAAGCTAGTGAGCAATGGACCGCATACGCTGACTATTCTAAGAGAGATTGGAGAGATGTATTCACTGTTTGTGGTCGGAAAGAGCACAGGAGATTGCCCTATGACGGTGAGAATGAAAGATTGGGAAGAGTGTCCGGAGCTTGGAACTGTCGGTGATTTCTTGGCTTCGTCTTTAGATGTAAATGCTTCTGTATTAGTAGTTCAAAGACAGAGACATTCACATGATAGCTTTATAGATGATTAG